A genomic segment from Gadus morhua chromosome 4, gadMor3.0, whole genome shotgun sequence encodes:
- the LOC115541799 gene encoding zinc finger and BTB domain-containing protein 26: MSATSSSTSSSSSSSSDTLRFSFDAYGDSVLGRMNSLRQERRFCDVTLILGGPGGPAAPPPLRFHGHRVVLAASSDFLRDKFLLHEGRSELCVGVVPHVEVGRRLLLSCYTGLLEVPLRELVSYLTTASALQMGQVVDRCAQAVSQYLNPTLAHLKSERIPGECEDPRHHPLPVTHSPYQEDRPPHQPTTSALPDWEETSMENAGGAEVKSEPRAERGAKVEFQEEVKAVRVKQSEDTDLETPELEEDGEAQPVHTSSPFYSPAPGPHRRKQRPPTPFRNNNPSQSQSQSHAPQSGLVDSSQDRAGEQEGGEGPRAEEEEEEEMYMLATRFKRADDLAESRWLSRFGGAGLAGGDFPGTELARDVGSLAQRPYLCRRCDRVFQHLDGYVTHLKEHRQYLCLLCGKSFSQKSNLTRHIRVHTGIKPFRCPLCHKTFSQKATLQDHLNLHTGDKPHKCNYCAVHFAHKPGLRRHLKDIHGKSSLQNVLEEIVD; encoded by the exons ATGtctgccacctcctcctccacgtcctcctcctcttcctcctcctccgacaccCTGCGCTTCTCCTTCGACGCGTACGGCGACTCGGTCCTCGGCAGGATGAACTCCCTCCGACAGGAACGTCGTTTCTGTGACGTCACGCTCATTCTCGGCGGGCCGGGGGGTCCCGCGGCGCCGCCGCCCCTCCGCTTCCACGGCCACCGCGTGGTGCTGGCGGCGTCGTCCGACTTCCTGCGGGACAAGTTCCTGCTCCACGAGGGCCGGTCCGAGCTGTGCGTGGGCGTGGTCCCCCACGTGGAGGTGGGCAGACGGCTGCTGCTCTCCTGCTACACGGGGCTCCTCGAG GTCCCTCTGAGAGAGCTTGTGAGCTACCTGACCACCGCCAGTGCGCTCCAGATGGGCCAGGTGGTGGACAGGTGTGCCCAGGCCGTCTCCCAGTACCTCAACCCTACCCTCGCCCACCTGAAGTCAGAGCGGATCCCTGGAGAGTGCGAGGACCCCCGGCACCACCCCTTACCCGTCACACATTCCCCCTATCAGGAGGACcggcccccccaccagcccaccACCAGTGCCCTGCCAGACTGGGAGGAGACCAGCATGGAGAACGCGGGCGGGGCCGAGGTGAAGTCTGAACCCAGGGCCGAGCGGGGGGCCAAGGTGGAGttccaggaggaggtgaaggctgTGAGGGTGAAGCAGTCGGAGGACACGGACCTGGAGACCCCGGAGctagaggaggatggggaggccCAGCCTGTTCACACCAGCAGCCCCTTCTATagcccggccccggggccccaccGACGCAAGCAGCGCCCCCCCACGCCCTTCAGGAACAACAACccgagccagagccagagccagagccacgccccccagTCGGGATTGGTGGACAGCTCCCAGGACCGAGcaggggagcaggagggaggggaggggccacgggcggaggaggaggaggaggaggagatgtacATGCTGGCGACGCGCTTCAAGCGAGCGGACGATCTGGCTGAGTCGCGCTGGCTCTCTCGGTTCGGCGGGGCCGGCCTGGCGGGCGGGGACTTCCCCGGGACGGAGCTGGCCAGGGACGTGGGCTCGCTGGCCCAGAGGCCGTACCTGTGCCGCCGGTGCGACCGGGTGTTCCAGCACCTCGACGGATACGTCACCCACCTGAAGGAGCACCGGCAGTACCTGTGCCTGCTCTGTGGCAAGAGCTTCTCGCAGAAGAGCAACCTGACGCGGCACATCCGCGTCCACACGGGCATCAAGCCCTTCCGCTGCCCGCTGTGCCACAAGACCTTTTCCCAGAAGGCCACGCTGCAGGACCACCTCAACCTGCACACGGGGGACAAGCCGCACAAGTGCAACTACTGCGCCGTGCACTTTGCGCACAAGCCCGGCCTGCGGCGCCACCTGAAGGACATCCACGGGAAGAGCAGTCTGCAGAACGTGCTGGAGGAGATTGTGGACTGA